The following coding sequences lie in one Polynucleobacter necessarius genomic window:
- the pheA gene encoding prephenate dehydratase: MSTEEQRLAPLREKIDALDAQILDLLTQRARAAQEVGHVKGGFASPVFRPERERQVVARLQEINQGPLLPDGIAAIWREVMSACRALEAHQTIAYLGPVGTFSEQAAQTYFGHSIAGLPCASLDEVFEVVEKGAAQFGVVPVENSSEGAISRTLDLLLDSSMRISGEVVLPIRHHLLTKSGNLDGVTTVCAHAQALAQCQQWLSTYAPQLKRQAVSSNAEAARLAAEDATLAAIAGNPAQEVYGLQAVAAQIQDDAHNRTRFVVVGNYACQSTGKDQTSLVLLVDNQPGAVYRLLAPLAKHGVSMNRFESRPARKGTWEYHFYIDIAGHADDEKVVKALEELKGVAAFYKNLGSYPHSA, translated from the coding sequence ATGAGTACTGAAGAACAGCGCCTAGCTCCTTTGCGGGAAAAAATTGATGCATTGGATGCACAGATTCTTGATTTACTAACGCAACGCGCCAGAGCGGCGCAAGAGGTTGGTCATGTCAAAGGTGGATTTGCTTCTCCAGTCTTTCGTCCAGAGCGCGAGCGCCAAGTTGTAGCGCGTCTTCAAGAAATCAATCAAGGCCCATTGTTGCCCGATGGCATTGCTGCAATCTGGCGTGAAGTGATGTCAGCATGCAGGGCCTTAGAGGCGCATCAAACGATTGCTTACCTTGGTCCAGTAGGAACATTTTCTGAGCAAGCGGCACAAACCTATTTTGGCCATTCGATAGCTGGCTTGCCATGCGCAAGTTTGGATGAAGTGTTTGAAGTGGTGGAGAAAGGGGCGGCGCAATTTGGCGTTGTTCCGGTTGAGAACTCCAGCGAGGGCGCTATCTCACGCACATTAGATTTGTTATTAGACTCGTCCATGCGCATTAGTGGCGAAGTGGTTCTGCCGATTCGTCATCATTTGTTAACGAAGAGCGGTAATTTGGATGGGGTCACAACAGTCTGTGCTCATGCCCAGGCACTAGCACAGTGCCAGCAATGGCTAAGTACGTATGCCCCCCAATTAAAGCGTCAAGCCGTAAGTAGCAATGCAGAAGCGGCACGTTTAGCTGCTGAGGATGCTACTTTGGCTGCAATTGCAGGGAATCCTGCGCAAGAAGTATATGGCTTGCAAGCTGTTGCTGCGCAGATTCAGGATGATGCTCATAATCGAACCCGTTTTGTCGTAGTAGGAAACTATGCTTGTCAATCAACCGGAAAAGATCAAACTTCTTTGGTACTCTTGGTTGATAACCAGCCAGGTGCGGTCTACCGTTTATTAGCACCCCTAGCTAAGCATGGGGTGTCAATGAATCGCTTTGAATCCCGCCCTGCACGCAAAGGAACTTGGGAATATCACTTTTATATCGATATCGCTGGTCATGCAGATGATGAGAAGGTGGTGAAAGCACTTGAGGAGTTAAAAGGGGTTGCTGCTTTCTATAAGAATTTAGGTTCTTATCCCCACTCTGCTTAA
- the hisC gene encoding histidinol-phosphate transaminase produces MTSKIGLKHIHAIAPYVGGRPISEVAREYGLDESKIVKLASNENPLGMPKSAQDAMLRAASDLGRYPDSNGFELKNVLAARLGVPTDWITLGNGSNDILELAARAAAQAGDEVIFSNHAFAVYPLATQAIGAKAVEVAATDAYGHDLPAMVNAIKASGDKAKLVFVANPNNPTGSYLTAKEIEDFLVAVPSNVVVVLDEAYNEYLSPEQRYDAIAWVKRFPNMILSRSFSKAYGLAGLRIGYGIAQPHLTDLLNRIRQPFNVNSLAQVAAIAAFQDQEFLQQGFELNRAGYEQLTQAFDELGLRYLPSAGNFVLVKVGDDDQAGVRINLELLKRGIIVRPVGNYGLPQWLRISIGLPEENAAFIDALKAVLNQQ; encoded by the coding sequence ATGACATCAAAGATTGGCTTAAAACATATTCACGCAATTGCCCCCTATGTTGGTGGTCGACCAATTAGCGAAGTAGCGCGTGAGTATGGTTTGGATGAAAGCAAGATTGTGAAACTGGCTTCCAATGAAAATCCTTTGGGGATGCCAAAGTCTGCGCAAGACGCCATGCTTAGAGCGGCTAGTGATTTGGGTCGTTATCCGGACTCCAATGGATTTGAGCTTAAAAATGTACTTGCAGCACGCTTAGGGGTTCCAACTGATTGGATAACCTTGGGTAATGGCAGTAACGACATCCTAGAATTAGCCGCCCGTGCTGCCGCGCAGGCAGGCGATGAAGTGATTTTTTCTAATCATGCTTTTGCTGTTTATCCGCTCGCTACTCAGGCTATTGGTGCTAAAGCAGTTGAAGTTGCCGCAACCGATGCTTATGGTCATGACTTACCAGCGATGGTAAATGCAATTAAAGCATCTGGTGATAAAGCTAAGCTCGTGTTTGTGGCTAACCCAAATAATCCAACTGGAAGTTATTTGACTGCCAAAGAGATTGAGGATTTTTTAGTGGCAGTGCCATCCAATGTGGTGGTTGTCCTTGATGAAGCCTATAACGAATACCTTTCCCCAGAGCAACGATACGATGCCATTGCATGGGTAAAGCGTTTTCCTAATATGATTTTGTCGCGTAGCTTCTCAAAGGCTTATGGCTTGGCTGGTTTGCGTATTGGGTATGGTATTGCCCAGCCCCATCTCACAGATTTGCTTAACCGTATACGTCAACCATTTAACGTGAATAGTCTTGCTCAAGTAGCAGCGATTGCGGCATTTCAAGATCAAGAATTCTTACAACAAGGGTTTGAGTTGAATCGCGCTGGCTACGAGCAACTAACACAGGCTTTCGATGAATTGGGTTTGAGGTACTTACCTTCCGCTGGCAACTTTGTGTTGGTTAAGGTTGGTGATGATGATCAAGCGGGCGTACGCATTAACCTAGAGTTGCTTAAGCGCGGCATTATTGTTCGTCCTGTCGGTAATTATGGCTTGCCACAATGGCTACGTATTTCAATTGGCTTGCCAGAAGAAAATGCGGCATTTATTGATGCGTTAAAAGCAGTCCTTAATCAACAATAA